One stretch of Chroococcidiopsis sp. CCMEE 29 DNA includes these proteins:
- a CDS encoding ISKra4 family transposase (programmed frameshift), whose amino-acid sequence MEADKKAQIQAHARAIAALLYEETDPEQVKTLAGIETAVRRHLLEHVTPEMGFFIATSSGTTSGRQRSLESILGRLRVSEKQAQILEVKAYSRWSPYLERCCLLVSANESYERTAEDIEILTGVKVSHSTQQRLVHRQTLEQLQIEQAVDEISIDGGKVRLRTPQGQPSEWRDYKGVNLHEGCVGAFFQDNERLVNWVNAQPFSDPLTCLGDGHDGIWNLYAQIGISAQRREILDWYHLVENLGKVGGSQQRLDAAQACLWQGDVDGAIAQFNDWQHERVTTFIAYLNKHRHRIVNYGYYQAEGISIGSGAIESTVKQIGRRIKISGAQWSKHNVPQVLKQRCAYLNGQFSK is encoded by the exons ATGGAAGCTGACAAAAAAGCCCAAATTCAAGCTCACGCTCGTGCTATTGCCGCCCTGCTATACGAAGAAACCGACCCAGAGCAGGTGAAAACACTCGCAGGGATTGAGACGGCGGTGCGGAGACATCTGCTAGAACATGTCACTCCAGAGATGGGA TTTTTTATCGCAACAAGCAGCGGTACAACGAGCGGACGACAGCGCAGCCTTGAGAGCATCCTCGGACGATTGAGAGTCAGTGAGAAACAAGCCCAAATTCTGGAGGTCAAAGCCTACAGCCGCTGGAGTCCTTACCTGGAGAGGTGCTGTTTGTTGGTGAGCGCCAATGAGTCCTATGAGCGGACAGCGGAAGACATCGAGATCCTGACTGGGGTCAAGGTTTCTCATAGCACCCAACAGCGGTTGGTGCATCGTCAAACCTTGGAGCAACTACAGATAGAGCAAGCGGTGGATGAAATCAGTATAGACGGGGGCAAGGTACGACTGCGAACTCCCCAAGGACAGCCCAGTGAATGGCGAGACTACAAAGGGGTGAATCTGCACGAGGGCTGCGTCGGTGCGTTTTTTCAGGACAATGAACGTTTAGTGAACTGGGTTAATGCCCAACCTTTTTCTGACCCGTTGACTTGCTTGGGAGATGGTCATGATGGCATTTGGAATCTTTACGCACAGATTGGCATCTCCGCTCAAAGGCGTGAGATTTTAGACTGGTATCACCTGGTCGAAAATTTGGGCAAGGTAGGAGGTTCTCAGCAACGCTTAGATGCGGCACAAGCCTGTCTATGGCAAGGGGATGTTGATGGGGCGATTGCACAGTTTAATGATTGGCAACACGAGCGAGTCACGACCTTTATTGCCTATCTCAACAAGCATCGGCACCGGATTGTCAACTATGGCTATTATCAAGCGGAAGGCATTTCAATTGGTTCAGGTGCGATTGAATCAACGGTCAAACAGATAGGACGGCGAATTAAGATATCGGGGGCACAATGGAGCAAACACAATGTGCCGCAGGTGCTGAAGCAGCGCTGCGCCTACCTCAATGGACAGTTCTCAAAGTAA
- a CDS encoding heavy-metal-associated domain-containing protein: MTLQLTVPNMVCSACGETIAKAVKVVDPTATVQADPKTKLVNIETQQSETAIKQAIADAGYAVA, translated from the coding sequence ATGACCTTGCAACTTACTGTTCCCAACATGGTATGTTCCGCTTGTGGAGAGACGATTGCGAAAGCAGTCAAAGTTGTCGATCCTACTGCAACAGTACAAGCCGATCCTAAAACCAAATTGGTCAATATTGAAACGCAGCAATCTGAAACAGCCATCAAACAAGCGATTGCGGACGCAGGCTATGCCGTAGCATAA
- a CDS encoding MFS transporter, translated as MKPQTFWLMAIVCAFAVANLYYNQPILASIARSFQVSVAEVGWMPTLTQLGYASGLLLFVPLGDRVEQRQFIVIMLFATSITLFAAALSSSLNILIFTSFAIGATTVVAQILLPFATQLASPSAQGKVIGNLMSALFVGILLARPIGGWIGEQFSWRDIYWMAGSVMLLLAIASSQLLPQYQPKLKLSYGALLQSLWRLVVSQPVLREASLIQAMLFGAFSVFWSTLAFLLTRPPYSYGSNAIGLFGLVGIVGILVAPMLGRIADRGTTKILRSIVGMTIVGALAAYAIFWQFSTQLWGLVIGSVLLNLSSQGALIANQVKVYGLDPEARSRLNTVFMVATFLGASLGLIAGTYGWNLMQWTGACIAGLLLIGVAAIQF; from the coding sequence ATGAAACCTCAAACCTTTTGGCTAATGGCGATTGTTTGCGCGTTTGCAGTTGCCAATCTTTATTACAATCAACCGATTCTAGCTTCGATAGCTCGCAGTTTTCAGGTTAGCGTGGCTGAGGTTGGTTGGATGCCCACGCTCACCCAATTAGGATATGCATCTGGGTTACTGCTGTTTGTACCCTTGGGCGATCGGGTAGAGCAACGGCAATTCATTGTCATCATGCTATTTGCGACATCTATCACCTTATTTGCGGCAGCATTGTCTTCCAGCCTCAATATATTGATTTTCACGAGTTTTGCCATTGGTGCCACGACAGTCGTCGCTCAAATTCTTTTGCCCTTTGCCACTCAACTAGCTTCACCAAGTGCCCAAGGCAAAGTCATTGGCAATTTGATGAGCGCTCTATTTGTAGGCATTTTGCTGGCAAGACCGATCGGCGGTTGGATTGGGGAACAGTTTAGCTGGCGCGATATTTATTGGATGGCAGGTAGTGTAATGCTGCTGCTAGCGATTGCATCGAGTCAGTTGCTCCCACAATATCAACCCAAGTTGAAGTTGAGCTATGGCGCGTTACTCCAATCGCTATGGAGATTGGTCGTATCTCAGCCTGTATTGCGGGAAGCCAGTTTGATTCAAGCTATGTTGTTTGGTGCATTTAGCGTGTTTTGGTCAACGCTGGCATTTTTACTCACTCGTCCCCCTTACTCTTATGGCAGCAATGCCATTGGTTTATTTGGGTTAGTAGGCATTGTTGGAATTCTAGTAGCTCCGATGTTAGGTCGAATCGCCGATCGGGGAACCACAAAAATTCTGCGCTCAATTGTAGGGATGACGATCGTTGGAGCGCTCGCGGCTTACGCAATCTTCTGGCAATTCAGCACTCAACTCTGGGGATTGGTAATTGGCAGCGTCTTATTAAACCTGAGCAGTCAAGGCGCACTGATCGCCAATCAGGTCAAAGTATACGGTCTCGATCCCGAAGCTCGGAGCCGTCTCAATACCGTGTTTATGGTAGCCACTTTTTTGGGCGCGTCCCTCGGATTGATCGCTGGCACTTACGGTTGGAACCTGATGCAATGGACAGGGGCTTGTATTGCTGGACTCTTATTGATTGGCGTTGCAGCAATTCAATTTTAG
- a CDS encoding IS1-like element transposase: MMTVWLAIHCPHCQSTDVKKHGTSSNGKRRYRCLNPDCPYETFSQSIDYPGRRREVKQQIVEMTLNGSGVRDIARVLHVSTATVIQELKKNSPIAMRQSVAVEPTPTRPSGGSG; the protein is encoded by the coding sequence ATGATGACTGTTTGGCTAGCCATTCACTGTCCCCATTGCCAAAGTACGGATGTGAAGAAACACGGGACATCTTCCAATGGTAAAAGACGTTATCGTTGCCTCAATCCTGATTGTCCGTATGAAACCTTCAGTCAAAGTATAGATTACCCAGGCCGGAGACGAGAAGTCAAACAACAAATTGTGGAAATGACCCTCAATGGTAGTGGGGTGAGAGATATCGCCCGCGTGTTGCATGTCAGCACAGCTACAGTCATCCAAGAATTAAAAAAAAATTCCCCAATTGCAATGCGTCAATCAGTTGCTGTTGAGCCAACTCCAACTCGACCAAGTGGAGGTAGTGGTTAA
- a CDS encoding IS1 family transposase, which yields MSQLQLDQVEVVVKQAQTDDEPGVDESELDEMWSYVGKKTNPRWLWHAIDRKTGKVLAYVFGGRKDEVFLQLKALLDPFGIKRYCTDGWGAYERHLPVELHEVGKRKTQRIERKHLRLRTRIKRLMRKTICFSKTELMHDLVIGLFINRYEFGLPI from the coding sequence TTGAGCCAACTCCAACTCGACCAAGTGGAGGTAGTGGTTAAGCAGGCCCAAACAGACGATGAGCCTGGAGTAGACGAATCTGAACTGGATGAGATGTGGAGCTACGTGGGGAAGAAGACAAATCCTCGATGGTTATGGCATGCTATTGACCGAAAGACAGGGAAAGTACTGGCTTATGTCTTTGGAGGGCGAAAAGATGAAGTTTTCCTTCAACTTAAGGCATTATTAGACCCGTTTGGAATCAAACGATATTGCACGGATGGATGGGGAGCCTATGAGCGTCATCTTCCAGTTGAGCTTCATGAGGTAGGGAAGCGGAAAACCCAGAGGATTGAACGCAAGCATTTGAGGTTGAGAACGAGAATTAAGCGACTAATGCGCAAGACGATTTGCTTTTCCAAGACAGAGTTGATGCATGATTTGGTAATTGGGTTGTTTATCAATCGCTATGAATTTGGTCTACCAATTTAG
- a CDS encoding AraC family transcriptional regulator has product MSETQPLAVDFTQEDEVLQILPRLPLRSSANLGWNGFYIQQHQQPAWETPEYAHTRHMLLIHSPNLTIQAERWFDGRRQQEQFGGGTNIVIVPATILHQANWNQESPFSLLFLEPDRLIQVAYESITVDRVELIPQHAMHDPLIDQIGRALAAELETNQLNSRLFADSLTIALSIHLLRHYSNWQQPLREDTVGLAQRKLQQAIEYINENLAVDLTIGAIANELEMSQYYFSRLFKQSLGISPYQYVMQQRLERAKYLLRTTSLAVAAIAAQVGFSSQNQLTIQFRKFTGTTPSGYRKTF; this is encoded by the coding sequence ATGTCAGAAACACAGCCCTTAGCCGTTGACTTCACCCAGGAAGATGAGGTTTTGCAGATTTTGCCGCGTCTACCGCTGCGGTCGAGCGCAAACTTGGGCTGGAATGGCTTTTATATCCAACAGCATCAGCAGCCTGCTTGGGAAACACCGGAGTATGCTCACACTAGGCATATGCTTCTGATTCACAGCCCTAATCTGACGATTCAAGCAGAACGTTGGTTTGATGGACGCAGGCAGCAGGAGCAATTTGGGGGCGGCACGAATATCGTGATTGTGCCAGCAACAATTCTGCATCAGGCAAATTGGAATCAGGAAAGTCCCTTTTCCCTGCTATTTCTTGAGCCGGATCGCCTGATCCAGGTTGCTTACGAATCTATCACGGTTGATCGTGTTGAACTCATTCCTCAACATGCCATGCACGACCCGTTGATTGACCAAATCGGGCGAGCGCTTGCAGCAGAACTAGAAACCAATCAGCTCAATAGTCGGTTGTTTGCGGATTCGCTGACGATCGCACTCTCAATTCATCTGCTGAGGCATTATTCAAACTGGCAGCAACCTTTGCGCGAGGATACGGTCGGGCTAGCGCAACGCAAGTTACAACAAGCGATCGAATACATTAATGAAAACCTGGCGGTAGATTTAACCATTGGTGCGATCGCAAATGAGTTGGAGATGAGTCAGTACTATTTCTCTCGATTGTTTAAGCAATCACTCGGTATATCGCCATATCAATATGTCATGCAACAACGACTTGAGCGAGCAAAATATCTGCTGCGGACGACTTCGCTTGCCGTGGCAGCGATCGCCGCGCAGGTTGGCTTTTCCAGTCAGAACCAACTCACGATTCAATTTCGTAAGTTCACAGGGACAACGCCTAGCGGTTATCGTAAAACTTTCTGA
- a CDS encoding IS1 family transposase (programmed frameshift): MNCLLCGHDKVHKHGKTEKGHQRYKCPHCGQTFPEHFDTLYYGRHLSLDEVHTILQSHVEGSSLRGVSRISGRAYGTVASLVRAASQKAQMLHNQGVKQIEAEEISGDEMWSFIGKKQKNCQPEELMAGDCWIWLSLASDSGLILAARVGKRTDALLEELLVSTEGKTDCDIWNTDGWRGYERVLPETIHHQVGKRRTQRLDRTNGILRQQTGRWHRLQNKFGKVWEQTKVTARLVVSYFNWIWENSRSGTTAAQRARLTEWIWTWDDLVAYPTVF, from the exons ATGAACTGTCTGTTGTGCGGTCACGATAAGGTTCACAAACACGGCAAAACTGAAAAAGGACACCAACGATATAAATGTCCCCACTGTGGCCAGACCTTCCCCGAACACTTTGATACTCTTTACTATGGCCGCCATCTTAGTCTTGATGAAGTTCATACGATACTTCAATCTCACGTCGAAGGCAGTAGCCTGCGGGGAGTCAGCCGTATCAGCGGGCGGGCTTACGGCACGGTGGCTTCCCTGGTGCGAGCGGCTAGCCAGAAGGCTCAGATGCTTCACAATCAAGGGGTGAAGCAAATCGAAGCAGAGGAAATCAGTGGTGACGAGATGTGGTCGTTCATCG GAAAAAAACAGAAGAACTGCCAGCCGGAAGAGTTGATGGCAGGAGACTGCTGGATTTGGCTGAGTTTAGCCTCAGACAGCGGATTAATTCTGGCAGCGCGAGTGGGCAAGCGCACCGATGCTCTCTTGGAAGAGTTGTTAGTCTCCACCGAAGGCAAAACAGACTGCGACATTTGGAACACTGATGGCTGGAGAGGTTACGAACGAGTCCTTCCCGAAACAATCCACCACCAAGTGGGTAAGCGGAGAACTCAGCGCCTGGACAGAACCAATGGAATTTTGCGACAGCAGACGGGAAGGTGGCATCGCCTTCAGAACAAGTTTGGCAAGGTTTGGGAGCAAACGAAAGTAACGGCGAGGCTAGTTGTCAGTTATTTCAATTGGATCTGGGAGAATAGCCGCTCGGGGACGACGGCGGCTCAGAGGGCACGATTAACGGAGTGGATATGGACTTGGGATGACTTAGTTGCCTATCCCACAGTTTTTTGA
- a CDS encoding IS1 family transposase, whose amino-acid sequence MVKQAQTDDEPGVDESELDEMWSYVGKKTNPRWLWHAIDRKTGKVLAYVFGGRKDEVFLQLKALLDPFGIKRYCTDGWGAYERHLPVELECIPVL is encoded by the coding sequence GTGGTTAAGCAGGCCCAAACAGACGATGAGCCTGGAGTAGACGAATCTGAACTGGATGAGATGTGGAGCTACGTGGGGAAGAAGACAAATCCTCGATGGTTATGGCATGCTATTGACCGAAAGACAGGGAAAGTACTGGCTTATGTCTTTGGAGGGCGAAAAGATGAAGTTTTCCTTCAACTTAAGGCATTATTAGACCCGTTTGGAATCAAACGATATTGCACGGATGGATGGGGAGCCTATGAGCGTCATCTTCCAGTTGAGCTTGAGTGCATCCCAGTTTTGTAG
- a CDS encoding helix-turn-helix domain-containing protein, whose translation MPAPIRIVLTESEDRTLSELRVATCVPQRTRDRAHMLRLNAQGWNTPAIAEIFECHEHTVRATIRRWQTDGLGGLWEAPGRGAKRKWQEADLQYLEHCLEHSERTYNSM comes from the coding sequence ATGCCTGCTCCGATTCGGATAGTTTTAACAGAGTCAGAAGACCGCACATTATCGGAATTGCGAGTAGCTACCTGTGTGCCACAACGGACAAGAGATCGCGCCCATATGTTGCGGCTGAACGCCCAAGGGTGGAATACGCCTGCAATTGCGGAAATTTTTGAGTGTCATGAGCATACGGTAAGAGCCACGATTCGACGATGGCAAACAGATGGGTTAGGCGGGTTATGGGAAGCGCCTGGACGTGGAGCCAAGCGCAAATGGCAAGAAGCCGATCTCCAATATTTAGAGCATTGTTTAGAGCACTCAGAGCGCACATACAATAGTATGTAA
- a CDS encoding alkaline phosphatase encodes MANFSKLKLLGAALIGTLVAPPIFSLDWAKPASAQAAPKPTGNGAIFFHPDGSSSSHWDATRILNYGPDGELNWDRLPFIAPYRGHQSDQLTGTSNAGAVTHATGTRAYSGSFGLDPEGREYVSANGTTNTIMEEAVKAGLGTALVQSGSVIEPGTAAFVSEANRRQDYEEIALEVVESGVDIMLGAGEEWLLPKGIQGRFGMGARTDGRNLIEELTAAGYRIVYTRDELLNLPKNVKKVFGVFNVEDTFYDQPEEKLRAQGLPNYIASAPTIAEMTEFALNHVSRNKQGFLVVIEEEGTDNFCNNLNASGCLEAFKRADDAAGTILNFIQQHPKTFMVTASDSNAGGMEVIDVESAEELLPANDETSGSAIDGVDGTGTKPFVSAPDLNGNSFPFAITWASSDDVGSGVIARAVGLNAEELLPTTGISNTDIYRMLYFTLFGERIPSDRETNTK; translated from the coding sequence GTGGCAAACTTTAGCAAATTGAAATTATTAGGTGCGGCGCTGATTGGCACATTAGTAGCTCCACCAATTTTCTCCCTAGATTGGGCTAAACCAGCGTCTGCACAAGCTGCTCCAAAACCAACTGGTAATGGTGCGATCTTTTTTCACCCCGATGGCAGTTCGTCTAGCCATTGGGATGCTACTCGTATTCTCAATTATGGTCCAGATGGGGAACTCAATTGGGATCGCCTACCTTTTATTGCGCCCTATCGCGGTCATCAATCAGATCAGTTAACAGGAACCTCCAATGCTGGTGCTGTCACTCATGCAACTGGTACTCGCGCCTACTCAGGCTCCTTTGGACTAGATCCTGAAGGCAGAGAGTATGTATCAGCTAACGGCACGACAAACACCATTATGGAAGAAGCTGTCAAGGCTGGTCTTGGAACTGCACTAGTCCAATCCGGTTCTGTGATTGAACCAGGCACGGCTGCTTTTGTGTCAGAAGCAAACAGGCGGCAAGATTACGAAGAGATTGCCTTGGAGGTAGTTGAATCTGGTGTGGATATTATGCTGGGTGCTGGAGAAGAGTGGCTTTTGCCTAAGGGCATCCAAGGGCGCTTCGGTATGGGCGCACGCACTGATGGGCGTAACCTGATTGAAGAGTTAACTGCAGCAGGTTATAGGATTGTCTATACTCGTGATGAGCTGCTGAATCTGCCCAAAAATGTCAAGAAAGTCTTTGGAGTCTTCAATGTAGAAGACACTTTTTATGACCAGCCGGAAGAAAAGCTGCGGGCGCAAGGGTTGCCTAATTATATTGCCAGTGCTCCAACAATAGCCGAGATGACTGAATTTGCGCTCAACCATGTCTCTCGCAACAAACAAGGTTTTTTAGTGGTAATCGAGGAAGAAGGTACTGATAACTTTTGTAATAACCTCAACGCCTCTGGCTGCCTTGAAGCCTTTAAACGTGCCGACGATGCAGCAGGAACTATCCTCAATTTCATTCAGCAACACCCTAAAACCTTTATGGTGACTGCAAGCGATAGTAACGCAGGTGGTATGGAGGTTATAGATGTTGAATCGGCTGAAGAACTGCTGCCAGCCAATGATGAAACCAGTGGTTCCGCGATTGATGGTGTGGATGGAACCGGAACGAAACCCTTCGTGTCCGCTCCCGATCTAAACGGTAACTCCTTCCCCTTTGCAATTACATGGGCATCCAGTGATGATGTGGGTAGCGGTGTCATTGCTCGTGCGGTAGGACTAAATGCAGAAGAACTGTTACCTACAACGGGTATTAGTAACACTGATATTTACCGCATGCTTTACTTCACTCTTTTTGGTGAGAGAATCCCCAGCGATAGAGAAACAAATACTAAGTAG
- a CDS encoding IS1 family transposase has protein sequence MAVWLPVQCPHCHSEEVIKNGKSAEGKQRYRCQNLDCPYRTFILNQTYPGRSRQVKQQIVEMTLNGSGVRDIARVLRVSPTTVIQELKKTQTSRTSKSETATATEARAD, from the coding sequence ATGGCTGTTTGGCTCCCAGTGCAGTGTCCACATTGTCACAGCGAAGAGGTAATTAAGAATGGAAAATCAGCTGAGGGCAAGCAACGCTATCGCTGCCAGAATCTAGACTGCCCCTATCGGACTTTCATCTTGAATCAAACCTATCCGGGACGAAGCAGACAAGTAAAACAGCAAATTGTGGAGATGACACTTAACGGCAGTGGTGTTCGAGATATAGCAAGGGTGTTACGTGTTAGCCCTACTACTGTGATTCAGGAATTAAAAAAAACTCAAACATCTCGAACCAGTAAATCGGAAACTGCTACAGCAACTGAGGCCCGAGCAGATTGA
- a CDS encoding IS1 family transposase, translating to MWNYVSSKKNPRWLWHAIDRRTSQVLAYVFGGRKDEVFLQLEKLLLPFGIKRYCTDGWGAYERHLPTENHEVGKRKTQRIERKHLRLRTRIKRLVRKTISGLTQRH from the coding sequence ATGTGGAACTATGTCAGTAGCAAGAAGAACCCACGTTGGCTTTGGCACGCAATTGATCGTAGAACTAGTCAAGTTTTAGCATATGTGTTTGGTGGTCGAAAAGACGAAGTGTTTTTGCAACTGGAAAAGTTACTCCTCCCGTTTGGGATTAAGCGTTACTGCACGGATGGTTGGGGAGCATATGAACGGCATTTACCAACAGAAAACCACGAAGTAGGTAAACGCAAAACACAGAGAATTGAGCGGAAGCATCTAAGATTAAGAACAAGAATCAAGAGGTTAGTGCGTAAGACTATTTCAGGACTTACGCAGCGGCACTAG